In Balaenoptera musculus isolate JJ_BM4_2016_0621 chromosome 17, mBalMus1.pri.v3, whole genome shotgun sequence, a genomic segment contains:
- the KCNS2 gene encoding potassium voltage-gated channel subfamily S member 2, which translates to MTGQSLWDLSEANVEDGEIRINVGGFKKRLRSHTLLRFPETRLGRLLLCHSREAILELCDDYDDIQREFYFDRNPELFPYVLHFYHTGKLHVMAELCVFSFSQEIEYWGINEFFIDSCCSYSYHGRKVEPEQEKWDEQSDQESTTSSFDEILAFYNDASKFDGQPLGNFRRQLWLALDNPGYSVLSRVFSVLSILVVLGSIITMCLNSLPDFQIPDSQGSPGEDPRFEIVEHFGIAWFTFELMARFAVAPDFLKFFKNALNLIDLISIVPFYITLVVNLVVESTPTLANLGRVAQVLRLMRIFRILKLARHSTGLRSLGATLKYSYKEVGLLLLYLSVGISIFSVVAYTIEKEENEGLATIPACWWWATVSMTTVGYGDVVPGTTAGKLTASACILAGILVVVLPITLIFNKFSHFYRRQKQLESAMRSCDFGDGMKEVPSVNLRDYYAHKVKSLMASLTNMSRSSPSELSLNDSLH; encoded by the coding sequence ATGACTGGCCAGAGCCTGTGGGACCTGTCGGAGGCCAACGTCGAGGATGGAGAGATCCGCATCAACGTAGGCGGCTTCAAGAAGCGGCTGCGCTCGCACACGCTGCTGCGCTTCCCCGAGACGCGCCTGGGCCGCCTGCTGCTCTGCCACTCGCGCGAGGCCATTCTGGAGCTCTGCGACGACTATGACGATATCCAGCGTGAGTTCTACTTTGACCGCAACCCCGAGCTCTTCCCCTACGTGCTACATTTCTACCACACCGGCAAGCTTCATGTCATGGCGGAGCTGTGCGTCTTCTCCTTCAGCCAGGAGATCGAGTACTGGGGCATCAACGAGTTCTTCATCGACTCCTGCTGCAGCTACAGCTACCACGGCCGCAAAGTGGAGCCTGAACAGGAGAAGTGGGACGAGCAGAGCGACCAGGAGAGCACCACGTCCTCCTTCGATGAGATCCTGGCCTTCTACAACGATGCATCCAAGTTCGATGGGCAGCCCCTGGGCAACTTCCGCAGACAGCTGTGGCTGGCGCTGGACAACCCCGGATACTCGGTCCTGAGCAGGGTCTTCAGCGTCCTGTCCATCCTCGTGGTGTTGGGGTCCATCATCACCATGTGTCTCAATAGCCTGCCGGACTTCCAAATCCCTGACAGCCAGGGCAGCCCTGGCGAGGACCCCAGGTTCGAAATCGTGGAGCACTTTGGCATCGCCTGGTTCACATTTGAGTTGATGGCCAGGTTTGCTGTGGCCCCTGACTTCCTCAAATTTTTCAAGAATGCCCTAAACCTTATCGACCTCATATCCATCGTCCCCTTTTACATCACTCTGGTGGTAAACCTGGTTGTGGAGAGCACACCTACCTTGGCCAACCTGGGCAGGGTGGCCCAGGTCCTCAGGCTGATGCGGATTTTCCGCATCTTAAAGCTGGCCAGACACTCCACTGGCCTCCGCTCCCTGGGGGCCACACTTAAATACAGCTACAAAGAAGTAGGGCTGCTTTTGCTCTACCTCTCTGTGGGGATTTCCATCTTCTCCGTAGTGGCCTACACTATCGAAAAGGAGGAGAATGAGGGCCTGGCCACCATCCCCGCTTGCTGGTGGTGGGCCACCGTCAGTATGACCACTGTAGGGTATGGGGATGTGGTCCCAGGGACCACGGCAGGGAAGCTGACCGCCTCTGCCTGCATCTTGGCTGGTATCCTAGTGGTGGTACTGCCCATCACCTTGATCTTCAATAAGTTCTCCCACTTTTATCGGCGCCAAAAGCAACTCGAGAGTGCCATGCGCAGCTGTGACTTTGGGGATGGAATGAAGGAGGTCCCTTCTGTCAATTTAAGGGACTACTATGCCCATAAAGTTAAATCCCTCATGGCGAGCCTGACGAACATGAGCAGGAGCTCGCCAAGCGAACTAAGTTTAAATGATTCCCTGCATTAG